The genomic DNA CTGTCACCAAATCCTGAATTTGTTTATTCAACATTCAATATGGAATCAAGACTCAGTGTTGGCACAAATAATGAAGAACAACAAATAGTTGGTGTACCATTATGTAAGGGACGaccgcacaatgtcacacaagcccAATAAGCGAACTTCATGTGAGGGGAtctggcatcaatgtgattgctggaatttcattttcacacttccaaccaaattttgacagaaaatttttattccttcaatgataacatttttgtatttactactgagatgttaagttgataaaaatttacttaaACTGTGAGATACAGTCCtgggtttccagtagtattttaatgtgtttaccatcatgtttttatatttaatacatcaatcatagtggtaTAACCATTGCAgatttcatcatagtttacttCATATAAAACATGTGATTTCGCACTAAGGAACATTCGTTTAttataatatctatatttcCTGGATTCTATTCCCATTAAAATTCAACTAAGGACAGTTACCTGTTAACAATGATGTGAAGAGTTTACTTTCTTGACCAGCTTCACAGAACTGTTGAACAACTTGCTCAGCGCCCTCTGGTGTTTGGAACCTGACATGTCCCTCTGCATCGCCATCCTTCATGTCAATGTATGCAATTGGTGCAATACTAGCCAACAGTTCCTGCAATGATGAAATGTATTTCACATACAAATGAAACATGTGATCTCACAGAGATGATAGTTGATAAAACTTCCCATACTGTAATAAAATTGGGCCAAATTAATTGAACTTCCGGGTTGGTACTGACGTTGGATTATATTgtatgtgtttgaatcttcAGTGGGTAGCGTGCGTTCTGAATCGTGTGTATAGAACACAgaatgtgcattgtacatgctgaTTATTATATCACAAGTTATGggttatatatgtgtacataattagtaataaacaagtaaatattttagaaggttttttaggaatacgacaaaatatgatcagcatctgaatacagactgaGTGCGCCTGGTTAGTAAGTTGGTAACTGTGTACCTACCCTAAGGATTCGTTTGGTGGCAAAGGCTTTGTTGCTGTTAAATTTGATGACAACCCCCTCTGTAAATGGTATTTCTGTGGGTCTGGCTTTGCTGTCTTTCATCTCTCCTCCCTCATCTTTGCTACCGTTGCTTGTAATGGCAGCCATATCTTTCTTTAGCTGAGCCATGTTTGCTTTCTGGAGTTGTAGGTACTCCTTCCTCAGTTCAAGCCATTCTCTCCTGCAAAGTAACAGAAATACAGAGATCAGTTCTTGTGTTTGACAAATAGTAACACACTTGTTACCATGACGACGGTGAATGCATAGGAACAACGTGTTTATACTCAGGAACACACTGTCACAtgcatgatgatgatgtaaGACTTGTAACTAATTGCCTGATTATTCTCCAGGCTTAGTATTTTCTATGAATGTTTGGTTTATATTCGACTGACAAAAATAACGCATTACATTTGCACATTGCAGCTACAAGGtaacatgtacaggtacatgtgaTCTCTAGAATCACTTCCTGATTAGACTAGTTTGTATCAGGCTAGCTCAGGGTCAGCATGGTGTCTACCCTTCACCAGCATGACTAGTGTTAGGAACtagaagggttaatgtctgcatCACTGTTACAATTCTATTTCAATAGCCAATTTGAAGTTATTTGTGTACAAGCAATACCCCCTGGTACAGTGGTAGAAAGAAGATTAATACCCAGCTAGCCCAATGCTAACACTTGGATGGCACTACCACTAtaccagcatgtgttagcaactggaattCACATAGTTAATGTCTATATCAGTCATACATTAAAATCCTGTTTTTTCCCCAAGTTGTAGTATTTTGTGTACAACAGTACCCCCTGATAGAAAGGGAATTAATACTAGGGTAGCTTATAGCTAATTCTCGGCTGGCGCTAACACATAGCCAGCAtatgttagcaactggaagggccTATACAGATACAGGCTAGTTCTGTGCTAATTCTGGGCTGGCACTAATATCTACCCTAAACAGCATTGCTTAAAAGCAAATGGAAGGATTAATACGAATCAGTGTTGGCATATTGGCATCACACTTGCCCAGTGATAACCATACCACACTATATAGTGATAACATTAGGCTTACAAAGAAAGGAATAGCAAATAAGCAAGGAATTATTGCATTGACTAAAACCAAGTACTCAGAACTTTGACTAAAAACACAGACCCATTTCAAGGTctaaaattatttacatttatgaGTCACAGACAACATgctaaatatttaatttattgtcCACTTACTTTGGTAGGACTCTCAGTTTTGGCATTTCcattttatctttcaatttcattttctgtttgtgtCTCTTCCTTTTTCTTTTAGATGACATATCTCTCTCCCCTTCATCTTTAAACTCTCTGTGTGTCCTCTTCAATTCATCTCTGTTGAGGTCGTCAGTATGTTTCCTTTTCCTTCCATGTTTTACATGATCATGGTCATCACCATGTTCATCATGTTTCCGTGTTCGTTTCTTTTCAGACGCTTCATCATGATCACTATCACCATGGTGATGATGTCTTTTAtgtttttgatgtttttcaGCATGTGTTTCATGATGTCTCTCTTTCTCATGTCTACGTTCTTTATCATGTGACTGTTTACTCTCGTGTTTATCTCCTTTGCTTTCATGTTCAACATGAGATGTTCTATGTTCACTATGTTTAACATCTTTTTTATCAACTCCCTTCGGTTTGTCTGTTTCTTGACTCTCATGATGTTTATGACGTTCCTCTTTTTTTGCCTTCTTCTTTTCAAGACAAGAGTCACTGTCATATTCTCTTTTCTTTGTAGATTTCACGATGTCTTCTTGAGCTTCTCCTTCACTTTGTTGCCGTTTCCTTTTCTTTCCCTGTTTTTCCTCTTTCCTTGCATTAACTCCATCGTCATCACCATCTTCACCTCCTGTTCTTTTCTTATGATGTTCATCCTTTTCTTCGACACGTTTCTTGTGTTGTTTATCATCTTCGTCTTTACTTCTGAAGCTGTCCTGTCTGTCCCTATCTCTAATTTGTATATTCTGTACAATTTCACTTGTCGCATGGTGAGAACTGCTGATAATTTTCCCAGCCCTTGTTTTGGGAAATTTTCCTGGTCTACCCACGATGTCTTGAGGAGGATTATTCAACATCTATGTAGGAGAAAGGCGAAGTCAAATTTACGATATTTAAAAATATCTGTATGAAGACAAAAGGATTCAGAGTTTGTAGAGCTTACAAGACAATGAGCTGTCTTGAATAAAACTCGGCTATTTTCAGATACTGCTTGGTAACTCAACTTTCCCGATTACAACTTATTATCTGGATAGATAAAACTAACTCACCTGACATGCCCTGTCTGCTTCTCCTGGCGTCTCAAACTCAACAAAAGCAAACCCTTTGATATCGTTAGTGCTTTTATACTTGGGTATACTGACATAAGTTACTTTACCACAGCAACTAAACACAGACTTCAACCATTCATGAGTAGCATTTGGTGGAATACATTCCTGTGTAGAGAAAGAAATATcaggacttgaaattaacagtagtcccatgtccacagactaccaattcttgtcatggggctaccgtaatttgcagctggtagcccacttaaGCTActactgattatgtgatgatttaaaggatgagagatttatggacatgaaagtactCTACTAAcaaacatatttccaatagaggaattgttttcagttcaggaatataggactacaggtcacaatccatgggctaccaatttctgaaattagtagcccactgggactaccaaagaaaaaagttaatttcaagccctgtatatctaacattgtatgtacatggaatggaatggaattgAACATCGTTATAATATGAATCATCTTCCAACTACAAAGTGATGGACTTCAATATACATCTTTCTCCTACCATAGATGAAACAACTGGATTTCATCAAAGGAACAGGTAGGAATAGAAATGAATTACGACTCTGGTAAGCCAgtcttcggtttactaagatagatacaaactaaatatATCGTTCTTCATTGTGGTGGATtgcacaagtgggtgatagcagttcctctgtcgTATGATTTTAATCACCcagtgatcaacatagtgtaaacattggaagtcttAACACAACattgcaagttcatggaactctgtcaataaatTTCTGTGATGCCTTAgacctactgagactataattaaaccaatgtcaattcaatagcttatcactgttgtatcaacatgttgtgacaatagttttagtttgtgtctatcttagaaaatcAAAGGctcaactacatgtaccagGGTAATGTTTCTCAATGGATCATTATGGTCATGCATAAACTTGGCTGATAATAAGCAAAGGGAGGAAACAAGTACTAGTGTGGATTTAGAGCCGAGACTGTCTATCATGGCTTTACTCTAAGCCCAACATGGTGATTCTAGTGAATGACTTACCACATAAACAATGACATCGTCTATGGTGATTCTAGTAAATAACTTACCACATAAACTGTGACATCATCTATGGGGATTCTAGTGAATAACTTACCACATAAACTGTGACATCATCAATATCATACTTTGGAGGGGTCAAAGGTTGAATTCTTCCTATCTGTTTCTCATCACTGCTAACCTGGATGtataagtacattttgtaagtaCATTATCACTACATGAGACATACCCTATATTTCAATCTGCCCTTAGTGAGTTCTACTTAAAAACATGAGAGAATCAGTGTGCCATCTAATGATAGCCACATTTTTTCGttgcaagtcaaaatgatacaaactggcatttcttgtgagtcaccacatgaATACAGTGTATTCAATAAAAGGAACAgcaactgccataaatagtagattgagaattaaaaaaaaaacaaaaaaaacttgtaggaccattttagacaaactgtcctgaccagaaacaattctttttgaGGGGCCTAATAATGGTGAAATTTGTTACGTCAATACTtgtgaacaaaaaataataactaTTAGGACTAGAGTAATTACCTTAAGTTTATTTGATGCTTTGGCAGCTCTGATGATAACTTTTTCATCGTCTGTCATCGACTTCAGTTTGTTAAAACTCAGAAGTATTGATATATCTACCAATCCATCTTTATTCTTTTCAATATACTGCTTCAAAAATCTATCTTTACGTAGATTGGCGTCACCAAAATAAAACTCTAACTGATCTCTGATTTGGGAGGTCAAAAACTTGATACGTTTCCTCTTGTTTCTTGCTTCTGTTTTAGATTCAGATACCACTTCAGAGTGTTCTTTCACCCTCCCAGATGATTTATCCTTGAACTTCAGCTCTTTCTCATTTCCCATGGTTAATGGCAGTGCtgaaaacaaattgtaaaacaaGTCAACCACAGATTTAGTTTTGGTTGTGATGTGTGTAGTCAAAATTCAGAGAATgtgttactgtacagtactttgtacatgtagtggctGTGATGGTCTTAAAGATGAGTTCtactttcattattttttcaaaagtgTAGTTATTTCCTGAGGCCAAGATACATACTGTATCGCCTGGACCCCACACTTGGTTGATTTCAACGATCTATCGAACTGCATTAGCACCCTCACTCATGGATGTCTTTTCAACACGGCTTGTTGAGAAGACATCCTGAGTGAAGCAAAGGTCCCGAATATTAGCCGAGACTAAACAAATTCCTTAAATTTAAATTCTGCAGAAAAGATAAACATAACAGGAAAACTTGATTTTTAAGGTATATgtttcaaatatgaaaacaacagaTTTTTTGTATTAGTTTAAAGATAATTCATTTTTATAATActtttctgtgttatttatactAAATTTTGTAGGGTAAAAGTTTGTTAACCTTGTCATATCTCAGTAATGTAACcttgtgcatgtgtatatagCTTTGCTTTATCAAACTGTCTTCTCATTGGTCAATAGATCTAGggcaatatacaaaatattgactGACAGCAGTGGTGCATCACTTTCAAAAATTGAATGCATAATTGCTGTTGTGTATTATACTTGGCAAGCCTGTCTCATATTATTATTGCAAACCCTtggtaaatggtaatgatactgtataggaactagactatgtgagtggaggtgtaaatggtaatgatactgtataggaactagactatgtgagtggaggtgtaaatggtaacgatactgtataggaactagactatgtgagtggaggtgtaaatggtaatcagcgtgcgaaattaacgccggtccttcggcccgagaccaacagatttccgttcggaccgacagtttttcagaattacaacaacgtatcggtccttatgaccgactgaaatttggagtaaataataacatttattcaaagatatatccaatttcacctacatgaatctgatcttgtgttacctattttactctcgacatctcgttcactgaagtcaagcgacacagagctagctcgctacctgttgttgtcaatgttgatatcatgtctacatatgacgtagcgtacagcatttactttatgaaattatgttagcaaacacatgattggctgaatttctctaattattttttgtcttgtctaatcagaacgtcttagacattccgactcattttacgcattcagcgcatgcgtctttTTCTGCCATGTTTCGTAATCatttaatcattgttgtaaagtttactgttcgaagtgtatgaaacttttaacgtgtttgagacagttccactctgtatttataaagtatgttgCGATATttaatgagcttccgaagaagaagacgaaacagaCACTGGGTTTTTTtgaaaggctggtattaaagccggtaaatgttagcgggtttcccgatcaatttaccagagttccccatgtgtgtggccatgatcaaaacaaactgacggaaaacatataaactacaaatgtactctgaaaatggcgttttaactaataaagaaggcaggtacactttgtaaaatatcttcagtacgatagttttttttttgtaaaacagtaaaaaaaatgcgtagtctgattgccttcaatttgatgcatatgataatgtacgtactgtcatgttgtaatcaacgtataaacttagaaatgttgcatttttgttgccgttgttgtatctggaaaattactgcatcatgccaaacacgggtacatagtggatgacacattacagtacagttaccatatcacgttcccacgtcaaaaaaacactcgcactgtaagacatgtttagccatagttctcttcatcatggtcaaatttcttacacaaacagtcagagacaatactcaatacaccacggtagggtatacgggtagggctttatgggggggAGGGCcttctgtacatatttgtaaagactgaaggaagacgaaa from Glandiceps talaboti chromosome 22, keGlaTala1.1, whole genome shotgun sequence includes the following:
- the LOC144452223 gene encoding la-related protein 7-like, yielding MGNEKELKFKDKSSGRVKEHSEVVSESKTEARNKRKRIKFLTSQIRDQLEFYFGDANLRKDRFLKQYIEKNKDGLVDISILLSFNKLKSMTDDEKVIIRAAKASNKLKVSSDEKQIGRIQPLTPPKYDIDDVTVYVECIPPNATHEWLKSVFSCCGKVTYVSIPKYKSTNDIKGFAFVEFETPGEADRACQMLNNPPQDIVGRPGKFPKTRAGKIISSSHHATSEIVQNIQIRDRDRQDSFRSKDEDDKQHKKRVEEKDEHHKKRTGGEDGDDDGVNARKEEKQGKKRKRQQSEGEAQEDIVKSTKKREYDSDSCLEKKKAKKEERHKHHESQETDKPKGVDKKDVKHSEHRTSHVEHESKGDKHESKQSHDKERRHEKERHHETHAEKHQKHKRHHHHGDSDHDEASEKKRTRKHDEHGDDHDHVKHGRKRKHTDDLNRDELKRTHREFKDEGERDMSSKRKRKRHKQKMKLKDKMEMPKLRVLPKREWLELRKEYLQLQKANMAQLKKDMAAITSNGSKDEGGEMKDSKARPTEIPFTEGVVIKFNSNKAFATKRILRELLASIAPIAYIDMKDGDAEGHVRFQTPEGAEQVVQQFCEAGQESKLFTSLLTGEEEKQYWQKMNSDRNTKLNSGKNNKRAKKKGLEKVLSKASRLSTASVGSGSHIRFDDDD